GGCGCCGGCGGGAGCGGCGAGCGTGGGGGAGGATCTGACCGAGGCGGTGCGAAGCCTGCTCATCCTCGCGCTCAACCCGGCGCCGATGCTGCCCGGCGTGCCGCAGCAGGTGTCGCGCACCGTCTCCGCGTAGGTTCCCGGCGTGTGCCGGTGACAGTCGAAAGACGCCCTGGACGCCCGCCGGCGCGACGCTGGTAGGTCCCAGGCGCAAGGAATTGAAGGCTCTCAATGTCTGGCCATTGGAGCCCATTCCGCCGGGGCAGAAGCGCCAGGTCGTGGTGGAGGTGGAGGCGACGGAGAGCGAGGCGCGAGTAGAGAAGCGCTCCCGGCTACTCCTCCGCCCCGACGTCGAGGAGGTAGCTGAGCTTCACGAGGAACTCGCGGGTGAACACAGGCATCGGAGCGTGGCCGCCGTTGTACGGCTGCGCGACCCGGAAGTCGGTTCCCAGCAGGTTGTAGATGCCCGCTCCGATATCCAGCCCGCGCGTGCCCACGTTCTCGGCGCGCACGAAGAGGTTGAGGAGGAGCTGCGTCGGCATCTTCTGCACCGCGGAATCGCCCGTGTCGTCCGGCGCGTCGACGGCGTAGCGCTCGCCCACCAGGACGGCCGTGGGGCTGACCGAGAGCCACGGCAACACTTTCACGGTGCCCGTGAGCGCGGCCTTGTGCGTCGGCAGGCCCGTGAAGGCATTCGTGTGTCCGGGCACCAGGTAGTCCTCCACGTCATTGCGGCCGGACGGCGTGTAGAACGAGTAGCTGAGCGCCGCGCGGCCCCAGCTCCCGCGGATGCGGTAGTCCAGCTCGATGCCGCGGCTGCCCAGGCGCCCCAGGTTCCGGTACGCCTCCGAGTTCGACTCCGCGTCATACGAGTAGATGATGGGGTCCTGTATGCCCACGTCGAAGGCGTTCACGCTCACCGCGTGTCCCTCGCCGAGCCGCAGCGTCCCCTCCAGCTCGAAGACCGTGGTGCGCTCGGGCCGGACGTTGTCTCCCAGGCTGATGTTCTCCACCCCGGGCGCGCGGAACGCGCGGCTGAAGAGCGCCTTGCCGCTGAACGGTCCGAACGACCGCAGCAGCACCAGGCGTGGCACGAAGGAGTCCCCGAACGCGCTGTGCCGATCGTAGCGCGCGCCGGCCACCAGGGTCGCGATGGGGTTCTCGGAGTACGCCTCGATGAAGCCCGCCATGTTCGTGTAGGAGACCTGGTCGCCGGCTTCGCCGAAGGCGGTCTGCAGACCCAGGCCCTCGGGGCCCTTCAGCAGTCCGTGGTCGAAGGCCAGGTCCGCGCCTCCGGTGAGCTGGAGGTACTCCCAGGCCGCCCAGCGCGCGACCACCCGTCCCCGCAGGCGCCGCGCCTGCTTCTCGTAATAGAAGGGCGATTCGCGGTTGGTGTCGCGGTATGGCTCCTGCACGGTGAGGTTGATGCGGGGGATGATCTCCACCCGCTCGCTCGGCCGGAACCGGTCGCTGAGCTCGGCGTGGAACGACTCGAAGTCCGTGGCGGCCGGAGCTGGCAGCACCTCGTCGAAGGCGACGACGGCCGTGGTGGCGTAGCGCTGATACAGCATGCTCAGTTGCAGGTCCCGGTAGCCCACGCCCGCCTGTGCCGTCAGGGGGTTGATCTCCGACTTGCCTCCCATGGACACCGAGTTGCCGAAGAAGTCCTGGAAGACGCCATCGCTCCGCTGCCCCTGTCCCACCGAGGCCGAGGCGAAGACGCTCAGTCCCGGCGCGCTCTCGAACACCTTGCGCCCGGAGAGGCTCAGGCTCCGCCGTCCGTTGACGGTCGCGTACTCTCCGTAGGTACCCGTGATCATCAGGTCCGTGCTGCCCTGGATGCCCCGCGTGATGACGTTGATGACGGCGAGCTCGGCGTTGCCGCCGTAGATGACCGAGCCGGGCCCGCGCACCACCTCGATGCGCTCGATGAACTCAATGGGGAACTCGTGGCCGAGCTGGATCGTCGAGTAGAGCAGATCGTTCTGCTCCTTGCCGTCGATGAGCAGGAGCACCTTGCCCTCGTGGCCCCACAGTCCGCGGAAGCCGGGCCCGATGGCGCCCTGCACGTCCGCGCCGAAGAAGAAGCCCGGCACCAGCATCAGCACATCCATCAGGTCGCGCGCGCCGACGTTGCGGATCTCCTCGGCCGTCACGGCGGTGACGACCGCGGGTGAGTCGTGGAGTCGGGTGATGGCGAACGAGGCGACCTGGCTGTGGACCTCCGGGTCGTCTCCGATGGATTCGACCGTGCCCGCGGCCTCATGGGCTGGCGGCGCCTGCTGCTCCGCGGCGGGCGGCGGGGCCGTCTGTCCGAGACTGGGGCCAGCGCACAGGAGGAGGAGCAACAAACCAGAACGACCACCGTGCGACTTGATGCTGCCGCTGTACATACGGACTTCTCCCCATGGGGTGGCGCTGGCGTCCCGGAGGACGCCAGACGCGGATGGCGATGCGAAGGTGTTCGGGTCTCAGCGAACGCGGACGAGGCTGCGGCGGCCCGGCTCGACCTCGACGGTCATCCGCCGCTTCACCTGGCCGTTGACGCGGATCTCCACGCGGGCCGGGCCGGCGGGAAGCTCCCGGGCGGTGACGGGTGGGAATCCATAGGGCCGGTTGTTGATCCACACCTCGCCGTAGAGCGAGGGAGACGTGACGTCCAGGTCGCCCTTTCCCACGACCCCGGGGCTGCTCCCGGCCGCCGCCGGCTCGGTGCGTGGCTCGGGTGTCGGCGCGGCGGTGGTGGCCGCGGGGGTCACCTTGGCCGGAGCGGTCGCGACCGCGGGCACGGGGGTGGGCTCGGGTGCCGGCCGGGTGGGGGCCGACGGTGGAGCGCTCGGCGGGGCGAGCTCCGCCGAGAGATCCCGGTTGATCGACCGGACCGAGTCCTCCTCCACCTCCACCGTCTCCTCGAACAACCGTCGCTCTCCCTGCGCGAGCGCCACCCGGTGCGAGCCCGCGCGAACCGGCAGGCGCGCGGGCGTGAGGTCCATCGTCTTTCCATCCACCAGCACCACCAGGCCCGGGGGCGTCGACGTCACCAGCAGCAGCCCGTTGCGGGGAGTCTCGGGTGCCGGAGGCTCTTCCCTGGACTGCGTGCGCGAGGCCACCCGGACGGGCTTGGACTTCGATGCCGACCTGACCGGAGGCGTGGGCTCCTGCTGGGGCTTGGGCTGCTCTTCGCGCGCCCGGGCCTGCTCGCGGGTCCGGAGATCCTGCGCGATGCGCATCAGCTCCACGAGATCTCCCTTGTCCTTGCGCAGGCTCAGCGCCTCGGTGAACTCGGCCACGGCCTTGTCGTAGTCGCGGTCCTCCAGCGCGGCGAGGCCCGCGGCCCGCCGTGCGCGCGCGAGACCGGCGTTGGCTTCCTCGGTGGGGTCCACGGCCGGGGGAGGCGTCACCACGGGATTGGCGGGCGCCGGAGCCGTCTGGGTGGAGTCGGCGATGCGAGGAGGGGTTTCCACGGGGCCCGGAGTGCGCCGGCCGCGCAGCGTCACGTACGCCACGCCATTGAGCGCGACGGTTGCCAGCAGGATGACGGCGACCCAGGTTTTCTGTTTCATCAACGTCTCATTCCCTCTCCGCGGGGAAGCACCGTCGTGGCGCTTCGCTTCGCCGGAGGCCACTGCCGCCGCCACTCAGGCGACGAAGTACCAGAACAGCGCCGAGCCGATGGTCGCGACACCCGCGGCCATGGCGATCCCCCACGGAAATCCTTCCGCTCCTGCCTGTTCCGCCGCCGTGGCCCCCTCGATGCTCGTGGCCGGGGAGGTTCCCTCGTCCTCCAGGTCTCGTGGGGCCGGCGGCCTGGAACCCGGGCTTCCGCCCGACGTCCGGCCCGTGCCCGCCCCCGAGCTCAACCCATTGCTTCCGGGCAACGAGCCGATGATGGGGACGGCGGTCGAGTGGCGGCCCGCCTTGTCGGGCGGGAACAGCGTCGCCATCAACGCGGCGAGCTCGCGTCCTCCCGAGGTCCACTGCTGCGACGCGCGGAACTTCTCCAGGTCCTCGTGGACCTCGTGTGCGCTCTGGTACCGGGCCTGGGGCTCCTTCGCGAGCAATCGCAGGAGGATCCGCTCCAGGGCGGGAGGGAAGCCCGGGGTCACCTGGGAGGGGGGAGGCACCTCCGCGTGCGAGGTGGCGAGGATGGTCGCCTCGATGGTGTCGCGCTTGAACAGACGGCTCCCGGTCGCGGCCTCGTACAGGACGATGCCGAGCGAGAACAGATCCGAGCGGTGATCCAGCTCCCGGTTGGAGATCTGCTCCGGGGACATGTACGCGTACTTGCCCTTCACCACTCCGGCGACGGTGCGCTCGAGGTTGACGGTGCTCTTGACGATGCCGAAGTCCGCCAGCTTGATGATGCCGTCGCGTGACACCAGCACGTTGCCCGGCGTGATGTCGCGGTGTACCAGGCGCAGCGGCGTCCCATCCGGCAGGGTCTTCGAGTGGGCGTAGGCGAGCGCGCTCGAGATGGCGATGCCCACGTCCACGGCCACGCGCACGCCGAGCGTGAACGAGGCGTTCCACGCATGGCGCAGCACCCGATCCAGCGACGCGCCCTGGATCCACTCCATGGCGAGGTAGTACTGCCCGTCGATCTTCCCGAAGTCGAAGATCTGCACGATGTTCGGATGGGTCAGGAGCGCCGCGACCTTCGCCTCGTCGGCGAACATCCGGCTGAAGGCTTCCAGGCTCGCGTACTCGGGGAGGATTCGCTTGATGACGCACGACTTGGAGAAGCCGTCCGGTCCATCGATGGAGGCCAGGAAGATGTGCGCCATGCCCCCCGAAGCGAGCTGCTGGATGATGCGGTACTTCCCGAAGCGGCCTTCTTCTCCGGGCGCTGGTGACAACGCATTGACCCTGTCCACCACGTGCCTCGAAACCTGATGAGCTGGAAAGCCCGGTAAGATAATGGCGCTGTCTGACCTTCACAAGTTTGGGGGTGTTGGCTCGACAGGCTTCAGCGGCTTCGGCATCCATCATCCATTCTCGATTCATGAGAGATTTTTCTTGGAGGTTGAGAGCGGGCTGCTCTGTCTTCACGGTGTCGGCGCGGAGCTTCTAGAGCGGGGCCAGACTCCGCCCTTTCCGGTTTGCGCTACCTTCCCTTCTCCCCCCATGTCCCGTGCCTCCCGCCTGCTCGAGCTCATCCAGTTGCTGCGGCGCCACCGCGCGCCGATCACTGGCCCGGCGCTGGCCGAGAAGCTCGGCATTTCCATTCGCACCCTCTATCGCGACATCGCGACGCTGCAGGCGCAGGGCGCCGATATCCAGGGTGAACCGGGCCTCGGTTATGTGCTGCGCCCCGGTTTCACCCTGCCGCCACTGATGTTTTCGGCCGACGAGATCGAGGCATTGGTGCTCGGTTCGCGCTGGGTCGCGGTGCGGGGCGATGCGCGGCTCGGGGCCGCGGCGGGCAACGCCATGGCGAAAATCCGCGCCGTGCTGCCCGACGACCTCCGCGAGAGCGTCGATGCCGCCACCCTCACCGTGCCGATGTTCCGCGGCGAGCCGGTCGCCATCGATGCCTCGGTGATCCGCGTCGCGCTCCGCAAGGAGCAGAAGCTCCTCATCACCTATCGCGGCAATGACGGTGCCGGCACGACCCGCACCATCTGGCCACTGCTGATCGGCTTCTTCGACAAGGTGCTGGTGCTCGCCGCCTGGTGCGAGCTCAGGCAGGATTACCGCGCCTTCCGCGTCGACCGCATCCAGTCGGTCGAGCCGAAGGACGAGCGCTATCCGCGCCGCCGTGCCGTGCTGGTCAAGGAATGGCGGGCCAGGCAGAACATTCCCGCTACTGCCGGAAACTGACAGTCGCCAGGCGCAAACCATCCCCATCCACCCGATGGAGATGCAAATGCGTACTCTCAACTACCTGCTGCTGGCCGTCCGTGATCCGCTCGAGAGCGCGGAGCTCTATTCGAAGCTCCTCGGCCACGAGCCGGTCGAAAAGGCCAAGACCTTCGTTCTCTATGTGCTGCCGACCGGCCTGAAGATCGGCCTCTGGCTTGCCGACGAGGTGGAGCCGACACCGAAGCCCGCTGGCGGCATCGAGATTTCGTTCAGCGAAAAGAGCAAGGACGCCGTCCGCGCGACCTATGCCGAGTGGACCAGGCTCGGCCTCAAGGTGGTGCAGGAGCCCACCGACATGGATTTCGGCTTCACCTTCGTGGTCGAGGACCCGGACGGGCATCGCCTCCGCCCCTTCGTCCTCGCCGACAATCCGCGTTAGCTACGACGAGCGCCCAAGCTCGACATGGACACGCTGGGCGTGGGCGGGCGGCTGAGCGCGAAGCTCTTCATCGAGGAGGGCCACCAGGTGGAGTTCGGCACGCTCTCCGTGGACACCCTCCTGACCGAT
This is a stretch of genomic DNA from Archangium violaceum. It encodes these proteins:
- a CDS encoding TonB-dependent receptor plug domain-containing protein, which encodes MYSGSIKSHGGRSGLLLLLLCAGPSLGQTAPPPAAEQQAPPAHEAAGTVESIGDDPEVHSQVASFAITRLHDSPAVVTAVTAEEIRNVGARDLMDVLMLVPGFFFGADVQGAIGPGFRGLWGHEGKVLLLIDGKEQNDLLYSTIQLGHEFPIEFIERIEVVRGPGSVIYGGNAELAVINVITRGIQGSTDLMITGTYGEYATVNGRRSLSLSGRKVFESAPGLSVFASASVGQGQRSDGVFQDFFGNSVSMGGKSEINPLTAQAGVGYRDLQLSMLYQRYATTAVVAFDEVLPAPAATDFESFHAELSDRFRPSERVEIIPRINLTVQEPYRDTNRESPFYYEKQARRLRGRVVARWAAWEYLQLTGGADLAFDHGLLKGPEGLGLQTAFGEAGDQVSYTNMAGFIEAYSENPIATLVAGARYDRHSAFGDSFVPRLVLLRSFGPFSGKALFSRAFRAPGVENISLGDNVRPERTTVFELEGTLRLGEGHAVSVNAFDVGIQDPIIYSYDAESNSEAYRNLGRLGSRGIELDYRIRGSWGRAALSYSFYTPSGRNDVEDYLVPGHTNAFTGLPTHKAALTGTVKVLPWLSVSPTAVLVGERYAVDAPDDTGDSAVQKMPTQLLLNLFVRAENVGTRGLDIGAGIYNLLGTDFRVAQPYNGGHAPMPVFTREFLVKLSYLLDVGAEE
- a CDS encoding PEGA domain-containing protein; its protein translation is MKQKTWVAVILLATVALNGVAYVTLRGRRTPGPVETPPRIADSTQTAPAPANPVVTPPPAVDPTEEANAGLARARRAAGLAALEDRDYDKAVAEFTEALSLRKDKGDLVELMRIAQDLRTREQARAREEQPKPQQEPTPPVRSASKSKPVRVASRTQSREEPPAPETPRNGLLLVTSTPPGLVVLVDGKTMDLTPARLPVRAGSHRVALAQGERRLFEETVEVEEDSVRSINRDLSAELAPPSAPPSAPTRPAPEPTPVPAVATAPAKVTPAATTAAPTPEPRTEPAAAGSSPGVVGKGDLDVTSPSLYGEVWINNRPYGFPPVTARELPAGPARVEIRVNGQVKRRMTVEVEPGRRSLVRVR
- a CDS encoding serine/threonine-protein kinase, with protein sequence MDRVNALSPAPGEEGRFGKYRIIQQLASGGMAHIFLASIDGPDGFSKSCVIKRILPEYASLEAFSRMFADEAKVAALLTHPNIVQIFDFGKIDGQYYLAMEWIQGASLDRVLRHAWNASFTLGVRVAVDVGIAISSALAYAHSKTLPDGTPLRLVHRDITPGNVLVSRDGIIKLADFGIVKSTVNLERTVAGVVKGKYAYMSPEQISNRELDHRSDLFSLGIVLYEAATGSRLFKRDTIEATILATSHAEVPPPSQVTPGFPPALERILLRLLAKEPQARYQSAHEVHEDLEKFRASQQWTSGGRELAALMATLFPPDKAGRHSTAVPIIGSLPGSNGLSSGAGTGRTSGGSPGSRPPAPRDLEDEGTSPATSIEGATAAEQAGAEGFPWGIAMAAGVATIGSALFWYFVA
- a CDS encoding helix-turn-helix transcriptional regulator gives rise to the protein MSRASRLLELIQLLRRHRAPITGPALAEKLGISIRTLYRDIATLQAQGADIQGEPGLGYVLRPGFTLPPLMFSADEIEALVLGSRWVAVRGDARLGAAAGNAMAKIRAVLPDDLRESVDAATLTVPMFRGEPVAIDASVIRVALRKEQKLLITYRGNDGAGTTRTIWPLLIGFFDKVLVLAAWCELRQDYRAFRVDRIQSVEPKDERYPRRRAVLVKEWRARQNIPATAGN
- a CDS encoding VOC family protein, which codes for MRTLNYLLLAVRDPLESAELYSKLLGHEPVEKAKTFVLYVLPTGLKIGLWLADEVEPTPKPAGGIEISFSEKSKDAVRATYAEWTRLGLKVVQEPTDMDFGFTFVVEDPDGHRLRPFVLADNPR